The sequence below is a genomic window from Brachyhypopomus gauderio isolate BG-103 chromosome 5, BGAUD_0.2, whole genome shotgun sequence.
CACCTGTAGCGTGTGTCACGTGAGGAGGGGCCTCACCTGTAACGTGTGTCACGTGAGGAGGGGCCTCACCTGTTCTGCACTCGTGGCAGATGAAGCGTCCCTTGGGCATCTCGCGGATGCCAATGCAGTCGAGGTGAAAGGCTCCACAGCACTGCCCTTCACACAGGAGAAGCTCACCTGTCTTCTCACACACCTGGTAACACACAGCACCATGCTGAACATCAGAAGACCCACCAAGCACCAGCTCACACCCACCCAACTGTGGCTGCCAGACGTCCTTATCCAGAGGATCATCTAAGCATCAGCACAACAGCACAATAACTGGGGCACAAGCGCAGGACCCGGTGCTGCTAACACACTccgagcacacaaacacactccgaGCACGCCATCTCTTTCTAAAGACCTACAAGCTAACCTGTTCTACTttgctcacatgcacaaatcAAATCATCGTACAGATATGTAGCACCTTGGAAGGAACCCAAGGCCactttacaacacacacacacacagcttttacAGTCACACAGCGGACTCTCAAGCAGGAACCTCGACACTCTAGAGGAGGTGCAGGAAGGGGTGGGAGGCTAACACCTGGTATAGAGCACCATGCGCATGCACGGACAATATATTTAGGACAGCCAATTGGCCTAATCCCCGTGGATGGTGGGAAGACActggagaaaacccacacagacacagtgagaCCATGGAAACTCCTCCCTGCGGATCAGCTGACCCACAGATAATTTACCTGACACACGTTCTCTTTCAGGGAGGCGGTGCCGCCCTTCTCTCCCACCTTCCTGTTGCTAGACAACCCAGCATCAGTGCTTAGCGACTCTCTCGCAGAGAGAACCCCCTCATTCAGTGCTGCTCCACACACCTGGATGGAAGATGGAGAAATCAGACCAATCAGACCTGTGCCGTGTCATCACATCACTGCTAAACTCATGTTTGTGAAAGAGAAATCAGAAGCTTTAATTTAAACTAATTTATCTGGAATCTACATTTTCAGGCTCTGGGGAGAAGCCTTATGTGCTCTAACAAACTGAGGTCCCGACCTCGGTGTCTGGAGGACCCAGGGCGTCAGGCGGGTTCTGATCCTGTGTCCTGGCTTCAGCTGGACTGCAGTGTTCTCTGGTCGGACGACTGTGAGGTATGCCGAGAGAAACTGGCTCGGTTGCGGACGGTGTCTGTGCGTCACCCGACCTGAGGCCGATTCCTTTAAACAAACAAGTGACATGCTAAACTCCAGATGACAGATGACGGAGAAAATCAAAGCTACAACACCAAGAGACAATCTGGACAAAAAAAGAGTCCTGACCTGATACAGAAGGCAGGCTGGACAGAGTGGTCCCAGGAACTTCATTTTTCTAagacaaaataaaacacaaataaacaaataccaTCAAACACCACATTATCCAGGTACTCAAGCATACCGTAGCATATAAAAACCCGCCCACCACAAATAAAGACCAATACCTTGAGGTCTGAGACTCCCACGTCCTCTGGCCAACTACCCTGCTGTTTACACTCCtgtacagaggggaaaaaaggATGAACAACAATGATGTACATGGTGTATAAAAAAAGACTGCACTGGTAAAAATCTTCACCTTCTTCTTTGGATTCCTGAGAAGTTCCTCGTCGATGACACACTCCAGAGCTTTTGGTGTGGGCTTCCGCTGTCTCCTCCTTTCCAACGATGCTGCAAGACGGGCCAGCAGTTACCAGGAGGAGATGATCCGCACGACCCCAGTATGGAGTAAAGGCTCGCCTCTTACCAGCTCTCTTTTCGGAGGATTCCCTTTCGGGCGACTCCACCTTACAAGGCGTAGAcgagggtggtgttggtgagggGAGGGTGTGGTCTGGTGCGCCTGCGTCACTCTGCTGGGGGGGACCAGCCGCTGACGACTCCGGTAGCAGAGCTGCGTCTGAGCTCACGGAGTCAGACGGTTTAGGGTCAAAGGGCTGCTGCTCGAGATTAGTGTTATTAATCCAGGACCCCTGCGGAGAAGCGCAACACGTCACTGGGGTTATCTTACTGCGCCCTTTCTGCCCCATCAAACAGAACCAAAGGTTCTGCTCGTCATCGTAAAGAAACCAGAGGAAGACTCGGCTCAACAGGGACGGTTTTAGCCACTCAGCGTCACTCGGCCTTACCGCTTTAGAGGACTCCGGGGTCCTCTTCAACTTTTTCTTTGGAGAGAAGATTTGTTCATACTCCTCTCCCCACTCAATCATCCTCTTACTCGGTTTCCTGAGCCTTTTGTTCTCTGAGTGAAAAAAATACGTCATTATCACAAAACAAGAACCCAACACGCATTCTCAACTTAGAATTACTACCTTTTCAGCTTAAGTCCTCCGACATATTAGCCAGTGTCCATCCAGGGGCAGAGACGCTAATTTAACATAAAATGCAAGACTCCGCTGTGTGTGATTTATACAGAAACACTTCGAAATAACTGCTGTTAGTACACAATGGATGTAGAGTCAGTTATTTTCCAGTTACCCACGGAGGACAGCTACAGCCCTACCCTTCAGAAACACCctgcgatctgctgcctgcactGTGAAGACTGCCATGTGGGTCGCCGTGGGGACTGCTCTCTAGCAAAACTGAATACGCAAACTTCCAATCCACGACTGCTGCTGCTGTTAATGACAAACCATTATAACCATTAAAGAGCACAGACTAATCACCAAGATACCCACTGCACTGTTTATGAGAGAACAATTGAACATTGAATCTGATCTCATCTTATTTCCTACCCCTGAGCATTCTAGCACAGCACTGATGCTACGTGACAAGAAGCCACTGCCCGTTGCCCACGCCATGTGTACATACCTCATGCGTTTAGTAATGTCACAACATGAGCTGTGAGCTGAATATTACCCCCAAATATCACTTACCAGTACCCTCTTTCCTCTCACCCTCACTCGACTCAGGACTTTGGAGGCTCTCCTCAAACACTCCGTTGAGTCGGGAGGGTGGTCTGACCCTGTCGTGCACCAGAGGGGCCATCTGCTCGTTCTTTGGCTCAGCCTCGAACGTCTGCCATCGCTTTTTAGGGGCCACTGTGGAGACCGTACCCTTGGCGCCGCCCTCTTGGCCACCGTCGGAGTTGCAGTTCGAGAAATCCTCCGGTGCAGTTGCTCTCGTCCCGAGGATCTCGCACCTGACGGGCGAGCCCTGCTTCTTCCCCAGCCTGCTGGCGCACGGGGACGTGCTGCTGCTTGCGCCCTCCTGTTTTTGCACATCTTTTCTGCTCCCAGACTTCGGCTTAGCTTTTCCTGGCCTGGAGGCGCCCGTGGGTGTTTTGCAAAGCGGCCCGTTCTGGAGGCCAGCAGCTGGGACGTGGCCCTGGTCCTGTGCTCCGTCGGGGGTGGAGGGGTCGGGGTGCGGCGTGGGGATGAGAGAGGGCTCCTGCTTGATGAGGGAATCGGGTGGAGCTGGTGGCAGAGTCAGGGGCCTGCCTTCCTTCTCCCGGCTGTCGTGCAGGTCCTTCAGCAGCATGAGGAACGTGCTGAACTTGTAGTCGGACTCCGCACGCAGCGACGCTTCGCTCGAGCCATGTTCCTCCTTCACCAGAGACTTGAACGAGAGCTCCTTTACATCACCGAAAGCTTCCGTGGCCGAagggggtggagagtgggtggtgcagGACGAAGGTGAGGCAGGAGAAGCATCCTCTTCCTTCTTGATCTCCACGGTGCTGATGAATGTTTCCACGGGTTCGTCCTTGGGCTCCCTGGCGGGAGGACGAGGCCCGTTCTGAGGAGGCTCCGTACCGGACCAGACCCTAGTGAGCTTGagcagggtggggttgggtgaaGCTTGGCTGCACTGCGTGGAGACGGAGTGCGTCGACCCCTCGGCGGGAGCCGTTTTCACCTGCCACCGCGCTCCGCCGCTCTCTGTCGCGTCTGTGACTGGGGAGAGCAGACCGCTCTCGCCTCCAGGAGATGGGGACGGAGACGAGGTCCCTGGAGTGGGCTGGACCGGGCCGGCGGCACCAGACCCCTCACACGCAGCCAGCGCCCGGGACATGAGCTTGCAGCTCATGGGCAGGTAGAAGGAGTGCATCTCGAACGAGCCGTCTGAGAAGCTGGGGGAATCGCCCCCCAAGCGCCTGCGACAGGAAGCTGCGGACGCCTGGCTATCGATGGCGGAGCGGCTGTTTTCTGACGGCCGTTTCGAGGTAGCACCTTTCTCCACCTTACGGGATTTTCTCGCTTTTTTACCTGTGCGTTCGGGCTTCCGATCGGCACCAAGCTCCTTCTCTGCTTCCTGCTGCTCGTCTGGACGTTTAGGACAAAGTATCCTGGGAACAGAATCGATGTCCAAGTAAGGACAATCCCTGCCGTCCGATTCGTTGCCCTTCACAGGAGCAGCAGGAGTTCCAGAAACATCCGGCACAGGGCCTGAAATCAGCTTAGAGAACGTGCCGTCTTTCACCGCAACTGGACTCTTACGCGTGGaactctttttcttcttcttcttggcgGATAACTTCTTTCTGCTTCCCTCCTGGGATTCCGTCACAGAACCGGCAGCCGGAAGATCGTGTCCGTTGGAGAAGACGGGGCCCGATGAGGCAGGCAGGGTAGCGGAGCGGGTCGGAGTGGTGGCAGATCTCTCCTCTGTAACGAGAGTGTGCGTCTCCCTCACGGTGGCCGGAGGAGGCTGGCAGCTAACGGGTTGGGGCAGGGCGGCCTCTGCTTCTCGCACGCTGGTCATCCACAACGGCATCAGACGCTTTGGAACCTGTGGCGGAAATAGGACAAGTCACTGGTGATCCAGCCGGGCACCATGTGATGATCTTTTATGCCGATGTTCACGGAGTTAATAATATAGGTTAAAAACCCTGGAGTGCTGACAAACATGCTAACAAAAGAACAGATGAACTAAATGTTGAAGGCAGACAATACCGTGTATTTGTAACCCTTCTCCCTCTGCCTGCCTCGTCGTCTCAGCACCGGGAGTTTGTCAAACTGATGGCCTCCTTCGAAAGGATGAGTGGCTTTACCAGAAACCCATGCCTGGTCCACGATCTCCCCAAACGTCCTGACAAAGTACAGGCGGCAGGGCCTGCGACTGGGTTCTGCAACACCACGCCACACAAACCATCATACCAGAGATCTGGACCTCAGGACCACACAAACCCAATGAACCATCCATCATAACATGACCTAAACATGCTGGATTATCAAAAAAGTTATGTTTTCCACTTAATTCAAATTGACATTTCAACAAAAAAATGTCTGACcaagcaataaataaataaataaataaacacgtACACATACCAGTAAAGGAAAGAATTTCTACAGCTGATGTATTCAAAACAAAGTCGTGGCTTTGAGGTTCACATATTGTGACAGAATGTCACAATATTGAAGATaagattttaaaataaatgataGAAATCACAATAGTGTTTCTGTTTACTTACACGGTTGACCAGAAATCACCTCAATGAAACACACATTTGTACAAAATGCTAAATACACAAAAATCATCAGACTTCAATTTTACTGTGAAAAATGTCCACAAATATACTGAGACATAATTCCCATGTTAGTTAACATTTTACACAGTGTTCTCTACAATACATTAAGGTATATTATGTCACATCAAATGCATATTGGTCTATATCTCTGAAAAATGCAGTAAAGCACTTCGTTAGAAACACTAACTATCCTCATGACATGCCCCAAAATCACGCTGTGACGTAATACCTAGTGATAGCATAACATCACATGAGCCAGACCCTGGCTACAAAACTGCTACACTCACAATAACCCTGGGATGAATACCCACAATTCCATGGGCCATTAAAAGATCAATAGGAGCAGTGACCTTTCATCCTGGTGTGTGTCTCAGTCAGCGGCTCTATAGACACCCGGCAAGGCCACCAGGGTCTCCGGTTAAACTTGGCCCAAACCACATCACCCACAGCGTGCTTCACCCAGGGGAGGGGCTTCTTTTTTGGACTGTTGGActgaaaaataaatgtatacaCAAAAACTGTAAATCTGCGGTTCATAAGATCCATTCAGAAAGCACAAGAGAAATAATTCAGTACACTACCTAGCATGGATTTTGATACTCTGACATTTTTCTGCTGAGCTAACCAGCATGGACTGGGGCTGAACCCAACACTCCTAGACAAACTGTAGCATTGTATAAATATTTCCATGTGAAAACAATAAACTCTGTATTTGTTTGCCTCCGTCAAACCAAAGAGCCTGTCCACTGACCacatgacactggcatttgaaATGTTAATGTTATATGATGCTAAATTATTCTATAATAAATCTCTATTTCTGTCTCACACCAATAATCTCTGTCCGTGGGGGGGTGCCCCGTTTCGTTCTCCAATGGGGAGCACATGGAGTTCACCTAGTCTCACTTCTCAAATCACCATCTTCAAAACCCCTGATGATGGCTCTCTAAGCACAAGGCACAGTGGATGAAGTACTGCAGACATCCCTCAAAGTCAAATCTGGATTTGACATTGGTGTGTTAAAAGGCCTAAATAAAAGCATGTCAATTACCGTGAATCAAAACCAGCTAGTTACAGAACATTGTTTAAGCGCTTGACAACTCAGAGCGCCCGGGCATCATCATTACTGTTGTTTTGTTGATGTTACGTTGTTGTGCAGTTCTGCAATATAGCAGGCCAATTTCAAGAcctttcattattttgtttcacCATAGAGAGTATATTACAATTTGTTTTATATTAGGATCTTAAGAGACAAGATTAGAAAGCATAAAATGAAGTATGTTTCTGCTTGACAGAGTGTGATGGTAGCTGGTATAGTGTAATCAGAGTGCTGCACAGACTAGCAGGAACAAGCATTTTTGTCAAAAGGAGAAGTAAATGATCTCTGTAGTCATTTTCTGCTTCATCCTGCCATAACACGGTCTACCCAACCTTTATACTGCAAACATATTACAGTAAAACCCTCTTCACATCACATCATGTTCAGAATTTCATTACTCCTGCAGTTCTAAGAATATCCGGGGCTCCTCGAACAGAGCCGTTTACGCTGTAGCTGAGTACTAAATTAGTACTTAATTAGTACTAAATCTTCTACTTTGTGTTCGCAGATATTGTTGCATAAATTTTACACCCTGGGAGTTAATCACGCTGAGTGGAGAGCTACTTCAGTCCTCCCTGTGCTGCATTCAACAGGTTTTATGATCACCATGGTCAGTGTGCTTTCTGTAGGTGCGTGGCTCTCTCTCTATAGGCAGGCTGTGCTGTGCTCGAGAgtaacatgccctaataaaccAACATGTGGAGGAACAGATACAGGCAGTGCTTACAGGGCTTGAGTGGGTGTCGCACGGTGAGCTCGGTCTTTCAGGCAGGCCGGAGTTGAACATCGTCGCACAGTTTTCGGTGCTGGGCAGGTCAAACTCACTGTCTGAGTAGTCATCATCCACACTGTCAAAATCCTCCAGCATGACGTGGACAGGCAGGGGGCTGGCTGAGGTCCGCGCCTGCTGCGGGTCTTTGGGGTCTGTGTCGGAGGGCTTATGCCTGCTCAGCCCCACGGTTGGAGCGACGGAGCTCTTCTCATTCACAGAGTCCCTCATTTTAGACAGAGGTTTGAACGATGCCCCATCTTcatccacctcctcttcctcatcatcatcatcgtcctcCTCCTTGTCATCTTTACTGTCCCCGCTGTCAAACAGACTTGACTCGAAATGCAGGAAGCCATTGGGGATGGGGGAGAAATGCTCCAGACTGTCAGAGCTCACGGGGGAGAAACCGTTCTTGTCCAGGTCCTGAACGTTCCTGTAGGTCCCCTCATCAGTACCGCAAGCGTTGGAGCAGGACGAGCGGACCGCACTTAGCCCAAACTCAGAACCCCCCACAGAGCTGTGAGAGTGAGCCTTGTCACGCCCATGGAAGTCTTTGTCCTGCAAGTTCTTATCAGACCTGTTCACCATGGTGGTCAGGTCCTGGAGTCTCCGAAGGGGACTGTAGCTGGAAGAAGCGTAGGGGAACTGGGCAGTGTGTTTGTAGCCGGAGTTCGGGAGACGCGCAGCGGACAACTGATCCGCTTGTCGTTTCCCGTGGATTCCACAGGAAGTGATGCGGCTGTCGTGTGCCCGGGAGTCCTGCAGGTCAGGACTGCACTCCGAGACATCTCTGGCAGCCACTTTATATGACTGATTCATGTTGTCATGGCTTCATCctgaacaacaataataataataataatttaaaacgTCATATGCGTACATATACACATGAATAATATTAGTATTTGAAAAcgacacgtgcgtgtgtgtagttcTACGCGAGCTAAAGGTGAGACATCTAAGGCTCTTGTGAAACTACCTGCGATATAGTTCTGGTCCAGTTAGCTGGAAACAGAGTAATACAGTACAACATGCGAAGCACAAATGTCGGTGATTTACAGCAACTGCCTAATCCGGATGATTTGGCTGATACTACATCCTTGTTGTTAAAAGTCTGGAAGTGTTCGGTCCTGCTCGGTTCCCACCGTGCACATGTTGTCGGGCTACCGGGTGCGCTGCTCAACACCTCGATAGGCCGTCATGTCACAACCCATAAGAGAAGACAAAGATAGCCACATTCACCGCTACAAACAGCCGCAATGCTCGGTTATACCGACAGAAACGCTTAGTATGGTCCTGCCGTGTCTTAAAATGACCTTTTGAGGATACACTTGAGTGAAATTGACAACAAGATACGCTCCTGACATCCCGTGTGAGACGTGAGGAAGCTAAGCGTGTGGTAACACTAGTGCGAGGCTAGTGGACACGAACATCTAACCCACGGCGACGCTGTGAagcaagacatttaaaaacggaCGAATTGAACCATCAAATAACCACGACCATAGAAATAAGTCTCCGGAATCTTACCATTTACGGCTCGGTCACAACAAAACCATTCGACATCCTTTCAAATGTGTACACGCAGAGCCAGTTTTTTGCAATTTGTGAAAGAGGATCTGCAGAATGCCAGCAGGAGCGAGACTAGGCCCGGGTCGAGCACTCATTCTTCCTACTCTAGTATCGCCTCATCGGCGACGGTCCTCTCCAAATAAAAATGATAATAAAACATTCATTAATGGTCAAAAATAAGCGAGTACTCGTCACCTCCACCAAATCATCTAGACAGTGCAGACATGAAACGTATCCCAAGTACGTTTTAACATGAGCGAGTTGAATTCAAATGCATGCCCGTTTATCCTGCTACCGAGTGCCCCTGGTCATGTTAAAGCAGAGCCCTGACTGTGCTGCCGACAACGACCAATCGGCACCGCCACCCAACCCCCCGTCCGCACCGGCCCACTCCACACTTCCACCAAACCCACACAGGTAGCTCGCTGCACTCGTTTATAGCAAAAAGAAACGTGCACGGGGTTGGAATTAGTCCCGAACTACGGTTTACGTGTAGTACGGTGATGcactgtgtgttgggtgtgaaGGACGAGGACAACGCGTTTAACCCTAACGTCATTTGTTTCCTTGTCCTAACAAAGGCGTAACTTCCTCCATTTTAGACTACTAAAGCTTGCATCGCTTGGTCCTGGCCACGACTAAACACGGTTGGGAATTGTAACGTGCATAATACCACCAGCATCAGAACCGAATCCTTATTTAGATCTGCTTGTCGCGAAGTTTTTAACGCTCTTTTTTGGGCTGCTGTAAAACAGGCCACACCACTGTAGCCCCAGAGTCACGCAGCTTGTGCAGATAATGTGAGACAGGGCTGTCGTATCCCAAGATCAAATGCAACAACTTGCTTTTTATACTCTCTCAGTAAAGCGATATAGTCACACGACGAGGTATCAATAGCTAGATGACAGGATTTATAACACTAGTTTACATAATAAAACACTCACTTAGGCCTGTGTTGTGTATTTTTACGTTGCACCTACGTCTTCTACGCTccaaatgaatgtttttaaggAGACAGAAGGAAAATGTCGGTATTGGCCAAGACCGGTCCAAAGCACAGATTCCATAAATGGTTCGCggtgttttgttctttgttccAATTCACTGACTGGGCCTTTCCGCTTTTTGCGCGCACTGAAACATCGACATAAAGGCAGCAAATAGTCAGACGGTTTCTTAACGTTAGACTAATGAATCTGTAAGTAGCCTACCATAACACACGTCGACGGTAAGCCAGTGACACACTTGAAACGGAGCCTAATGTATTCTCCCTGATTaccagcagcaatattaaggaTATTTACCTTGGGACTGCGTTTGCAGGCTTGGTTTTTGTTCTGTCCGCTGCACAGGGCCGGTCGAGACAGACTCGGCAAACACGATTCCTGTTGAATTTCTAggaataattcactttttttcaCAGTGATTTGTACTAACAGGGAAGCCCACCATAAAGAACATCGAAGTATTCTTAACTCACATACAGTCTGTGATTAAGTGAACGGTACGAGCAATTTGATGATCCATTGTCGG
It includes:
- the nsd1a gene encoding histone-lysine N-methyltransferase, H3 lysine-36 specific, with the protein product MNQSYKVAARDVSECSPDLQDSRAHDSRITSCGIHGKRQADQLSAARLPNSGYKHTAQFPYASSSYSPLRRLQDLTTMVNRSDKNLQDKDFHGRDKAHSHSSVGGSEFGLSAVRSSCSNACGTDEGTYRNVQDLDKNGFSPVSSDSLEHFSPIPNGFLHFESSLFDSGDSKDDKEEDDDDDEEEEVDEDGASFKPLSKMRDSVNEKSSVAPTVGLSRHKPSDTDPKDPQQARTSASPLPVHVMLEDFDSVDDDYSDSEFDLPSTENCATMFNSGLPERPSSPCDTHSSPSNSPKKKPLPWVKHAVGDVVWAKFNRRPWWPCRVSIEPLTETHTRMKEPSRRPCRLYFVRTFGEIVDQAWVSGKATHPFEGGHQFDKLPVLRRRGRQREKGYKYTVPKRLMPLWMTSVREAEAALPQPVSCQPPPATVRETHTLVTEERSATTPTRSATLPASSGPVFSNGHDLPAAGSVTESQEGSRKKLSAKKKKKKSSTRKSPVAVKDGTFSKLISGPVPDVSGTPAAPVKGNESDGRDCPYLDIDSVPRILCPKRPDEQQEAEKELGADRKPERTGKKARKSRKVEKGATSKRPSENSRSAIDSQASAASCRRRLGGDSPSFSDGSFEMHSFYLPMSCKLMSRALAACEGSGAAGPVQPTPGTSSPSPSPGGESGLLSPVTDATESGGARWQVKTAPAEGSTHSVSTQCSQASPNPTLLKLTRVWSGTEPPQNGPRPPAREPKDEPVETFISTVEIKKEEDASPASPSSCTTHSPPPSATEAFGDVKELSFKSLVKEEHGSSEASLRAESDYKFSTFLMLLKDLHDSREKEGRPLTLPPAPPDSLIKQEPSLIPTPHPDPSTPDGAQDQGHVPAAGLQNGPLCKTPTGASRPGKAKPKSGSRKDVQKQEGASSSTSPCASRLGKKQGSPVRCEILGTRATAPEDFSNCNSDGGQEGGAKGTVSTVAPKKRWQTFEAEPKNEQMAPLVHDRVRPPSRLNGVFEESLQSPESSEGERKEGTENKRLRKPSKRMIEWGEEYEQIFSPKKKLKRTPESSKAGSWINNTNLEQQPFDPKPSDSVSSDAALLPESSAAGPPQQSDAGAPDHTLPSPTPPSSTPCKVESPERESSEKRAASLERRRQRKPTPKALECVIDEELLRNPKKKECKQQGSWPEDVGVSDLKKNEVPGTTLSSLPSVSGIGLRSGDAQTPSATEPVSLGIPHSRPTREHCSPAEARTQDQNPPDALGPPDTEVCGAALNEGVLSARESLSTDAGLSSNRKVGEKGGTASLKENVCQVCEKTGELLLCEGQCCGAFHLDCIGIREMPKGRFICHECRTGVHTCFVCKKPDETVRRCMIPVCGKFYHMECVLKHAPTVQQNRGFRCSLHVCLACYITNPLNPCSSKGRLTRCVRCPVAYHANDFCMAAGSVPLANNSFLCPNHFTPRKGCKNHEHINVSWCFVCSEGGSLLCCESCPAAFHRECLNIDMPKGSWYCNDCRAGRKPHYKDILWVKVGRYRWWPAEVSLPKNVPENISRMRHEVGEFPVHFFGSRDYVWTYQARCFPYMEGDASNKEKMGKGADAVYKKALNEAAERFRELQAEKEMRQLQEDRKNDKKPPPYRHIKVNRPVGKAQIVTADLSEIPRCNCKATDETPCGMDSECINRMLMYECHPQVCAAGARCLNQSFSKRQYSPVEIFRTLSRGWGLRSVSHIKKGALVSEYVGEVIDEEECRARIKHAQENDISNFYMLTLDKDRIIDAGPKGNQARFMNHCCQPNCETQKWTVNGDTRVGLFALEDVPAGVELTFNYNLECLGNGKTVCKCGAPNCSGFLGVRPKNQQSADDKARKVKKKLPVKRKSPLEVVKEREDECFCCGDGGQIISCKKPGCPKVYHADCLNLAKRPAGRWECPWHQCNECGQEAASFCEMCPSSYCSRHRDGMLFISKLDGKLSCSEHDPCGPDPLEPGEIREYVPGTPVLHPPPKMGGRGLPAIRLPQPPASTQLYIPAPSRPVYGSRPGGVEDEVVVDGAVLPASSPPREVKEEDVGEEEGEVLEGVIGDEGEDEELEIVGDEDEDGDVDFGDVGFEDEEEEDEEDEEDGEGFEDEWGDECVDDDFDAEGLGEVDMGEAS